The nucleotide window GAGGACCAGCAGCTGCTGAAAGACCGATGTCCTCTCACACTGCCAGTGCCAGCTCTGTACCTTTATTCTCAGGCTGGGAGGAAGGAGTGCTGCTCCAAAATGCCATTGGATTAGATTTAAAAAGGCTAAAATTAAATCCTAGAAAATAaagagtatttcatttttgaatatATGGAGAatcaaaatgaatataattttaaaatataaaagccagAGTCCATCCATTTACACCAATGTGGCCGTCTCACGTACCCATTTATCCCAAGGGCTTCATTCTTTGCTCATTTAACAAGTGGTGGCAAGACTGCCTTACATAAAATGTGAACATCTCAGTACCATGCTCTCTGAGTGACAAGAACATAAGGATAATAACCTGAAGAACGAACCTGCTCATGATTCATGCTCAAGGCCCTAAGCTGGACCCAGTCCTGAGCTGAGTCCTTGTGCTCTGCTCGGACAGATGCATCTCCCAGGAACCAACATCTCCTAAACAACTTACACACAAGCTCTCTGCTGCTGTTTGAACATTTGAACACTCACCAGTAAACTGCTTTAGGGAGGAAAAAATTCTGCACAAGTAATTTTTGGCTGTTCACAGAGCACTGTGTTTATGAGCCGACTTTTACTAAAACATTAGCCTGCTATAAAGAGTCCACACCAAgataaacgttaaaaaaaaaaaaaatgaggaagagagggagagagggagggagggcgagagagaaaaaaagaaagaaagaaaaaggaaggaaggaagggagggagggtggaaggaaggaaagagacaaaTTCTGCTTAATCTAAAGGCTAAGTGCTTACCCTTTTCTGGTGTTTTAAACGTGTGACTGGTTGAGGACTGCTCCTTTGGAAAAGCAGGAGAGGGGTTTTTGACTTTGCTGTCGGAAGACGGTGTGAGATCAGAGCTCTGCGACTCTTGGTGACCACCAGGCTCCGCTCTTTTTTCAGATCCACTCTGGGCTGCTGAACTGGCCTCACTACTGTTATTTTTCAAAGGTGCATTAAAACTAAATCCGAACAAAGACCCGGTAGCTGAGCTGTTGCCAAATGCAAATGGTCTTGACTTTTCACTGCTGAAAATGCTTTTAACAGACTCAGAGCCAAATACAAACTTTGGAGGTGAAACcactgcttttgttgttgtttcaggtGTGCCAGACACCCCGCCAGCTTCTGAGGTTGCACCTGCCACATCATCACCCTGTGCCGAATCCGTCCGTTCTCTGGTGGTTTCCTCTAGCACAGCTACGGCGACTTTGCCGCATGGTGACTCTCTGGGAGTAGTCGAACGAGAAACATGAGGTGTTatcaaaaaatctttttcttgggCTAGTTTTgcttcatcaaatattttcttaaacgAGTCTGCAACATCCTGTAGTTTAAAACGGACAGCTAAATGCTCTACTTTTCTTTCTCCGTCTGCAAAATCACATGCGGTCCACACCCACACTCTTTCTGTCCCTTTCATATTTTGCAAAGTCATGTCTGGAGTTATTCTGTGGTTGGCACAAAGCTTTAATACCTGGTCCCTTCTCATCACTATGCGAACTTGCTTATTATCATAATTCTGTAAAATCTTTATGTCGCCAATGCCTCTTTCTTTCCACTGCCCAGCATCTTTATCATACCTATAGAGTTTGGCTCTGTGACTAAAAACAACTTGTTCATTTTCCTCACCACTGGACACCTCGACTAGATCAGGCAAAGGGACGACAGGTTCGAAGTGCTGtccatctctctcctcctcctgagTGACATCAGAGTCTTCATCCGTGCCCACTGAGGCCCCACTCTGATTTAACTTGGCAGCAGACTTAGACGGGCTCAAAGCAGATTTAAAACTGAAGTTAAACCCGGTGGTTGACTCACCGAAGCGGAAGAGATTTTTCCTCACGGGGCTGCTGGCCAGCGGGGAGGCGTGCACTGAGCTGCTACTCACGCTGTCGTCCAGAGCGTCTTCCCTTAGGTCATAGCTGTCCCACTCGAGGGTGGGCCCGGCGGCCTCAGGACTTGGCATGCCACTCACGGCCGCAGCACTGGCAGCTCCTGCTCCTGAGCTCTTACTCTCTTCGTCAGTGACTTTTGCTTGATCATTTGTCAAAAACGTCTTGAAATCTTTTAATCCGCTCTTCATCTCTTCCGCCCTCTGGATTAGCTTGGCAGCTCTGCCAGTATCCACAAGCTTATGGGGAGTCTGCAGTGGAATATCTAACAGAAGTCGCTGGCATTCCTCAAATTTCTGTTTGAATTCTTCAGCCAGCTCGGGTGTTTTGAATTTTGCTGCCAGCTGCTCTAGTTTGGCATCGCCATCAGAAAAATCACTAGCCAACCACATCCAGGCCCTGTCCGACCCGGAGAGGGGCTTCAGGTGCATGGTGGTGGTGATCCAGTGGTTGGCACACACCTTCAGCACCTGCTCTCTCCGCATCAGCATTCTCAGTTTACCGTTAACttcatttttgagaatttttaagttCCCCAAACCCCTTTCTTTCCACTGACTTATCTCAGCATCAAACCTAAACAATTTTACCCGCTGTGAGTaaagaactttctcatcttcttctCCTGTGACAAGCTCCACTTTCTCAGGCATCTGGACGACTGGTTCAAAATGGATATCGTCACTGTCCTCAGTCTTATAGGCGTCATCATCCTTCTCAAGGTCAGCACAAGTGTCGGCTTTATCAGCCATTTTACTACTTTGTGAGGAGAATAACTTCTCTCCAGCACCCGAAAAGCCCTTGAAATTGGGGTCTTTTTTGCCAAACTGAAACCCTTCTCCTGAATTTGATTTTGCAAGATCTGCAAAGGTAAAAGTGCTGCCAGTTTGACCAAGAACCACAGCACTCCCGTCTTTCTGACCGCCAGCATCCTGAGCCTGACATCCAGCGTCATCTCCAAAGGGCTTTTCACTCTTCCTCCCCTGACTTCCCGGCTCCTGAATGCCAAATTTAAACCCGTCAGCAGACACAGGAACAGAAAAACTAAATCCTTCTTTTGTTGACTTAGAGTCTGTATTAGAAGAACTCTGAAATGTAAATGAAGGTGTATTTTCTTGATCCACACGCCCAAATTTAAATCCTTGTTCTGCACTGCCaaacttaaaggctttttctGAAAAGCTACTTTTAAATCCTGTTCCCACCTGACTTCCAGAAGAGTCATTTGCCTTAGTTGTTGAGCCCAAAGTGAAAGCTGAAGGTTCTTCTGCAACAGGTTTATGGGCTGGTTTAGAGACATCACAAGCCACACATTTTAAGGAAGAACTCTCATTTCGCACAAAGCAAACGCTGCAATCCCACTGTCCTTCCTTCTTGGTGAATATCCCTTCTAGACCACTCTTTGGAGCCTTGCTTGTCTCTGAGGTGCCAAACTTGAAAGAGGCAGGTGCTGGGACAGCAGAAGCAGGTAAACTCTGTTTTCTTGGATTCTGACAAGCCACACATTTTGTAGAACTTCCTTCATTTCGTACCAAACAAACGCTGCAATCCCACTGTCCTTCCTTCTTGGTGAACATCCCTTCAAGTCCACTGTTTGGAGCCTTGCTTGTCTCTGAAGACGCAGGTGCTGGAGCAGCAGAAGTGGGTGGATTCTGACAAGCCACACACGCTGCTGCACTTGCCTCATTTCGCACTAAGCACAGACTGCAATCCCACTGTCCTTCCTTCTTGGCGAAAACTCCTTCAAATCCACTCTTTGGAGCCTTGCTTGTCTCTGAAGCACCAAACTTAAAAGAGGCAGGTGCTgggacagcagaagcaggaaaacTCTGTTTTCTTGGATTCTGACAAGCCATACATTTTGCAGAACTTCCTTCATTTTGTACTAAGCAAACACTGCAATCCCACTGTCCTTCCTTTATTGAAAAAACAGATCTGAAATCACTGCTGGCAGATTTAGGAAGATCTCCCTGGCCAAATTTAAAGGAAGGCTGCTGAACAAATGAAGATCCACTTTTGTTAGCAGACTTTGTATTCTGACATGCAATGCATCTAGATACAGTGGGTTCATTTCTTACTAAACAAATACTACAATCCCAGTGACCTTCTTTCTTTGGAGTAATCACTGCAAATCTATCTGGAGTATTTTCTGAGCCAGATTTAGGAGTGGAAACAGTTTCAACTAATGATGAGCTAAGGAGCTCTTTACTGCCTGGGTTTAGATTTTGGCAGGATACACATTTCTCAGCAGCTGCGGCATTCTTTAATGAGCAGCTGTTACAATGCCACCAAGACCCTTCTTTCTTTGCAACCTGAAATTCAAAGTTCATGCTTCCGGCAGCAGATTTGCCAATATCCTTGTCATGACCCGTGGGTTCTTTTATAGTTCTCGTAGACTGACTGGAAGTTGTGGCTCTGTTTGCTCCTGAGGCTTTTAACATGCTCTGGGCCTCTTCAAACTTGCACTTAAAAAGTGCTGCCTCCTCGGGTGTCTTGAATCTAATAGCAAGCTGTTCTGGTTTGGGCGACTCGTCTGCATAGTCCAGAGCGTACCACACAAAGGACCTGTCCGAGCCGGCGTTGGGCGCCAGGGCCATGTCTGGGCTGATGTAGTGATTCGCACAGATTTTCAACACTTGCTCACGTCTCATCAGTAGGCGGATTTTACCGGAGGTTTTGTGCCTTAGTATCTTTACGTTGCCAATTCCACGCTCCTTCCATTCTCTTGATCCCGCATCAAAACGATACAACTTGGCACGATTGCAGAAGAACTCTTCCTCGTCCTCCTCACCAGTTCTCACTTCAATCTTATCGGGAAGAGGCACCACCGGCTCAAAGTGAGGGCCGTCGTCGTCCTCGTCCCCGTGCGCACTACCCCCATCAGTATCATGACTCTTGTTGGCCGGCTCTGCAGTAGGCGTTCCAAACACTGATTTCCCTGGACCGTGGAAAGTAAACATATCATCACTGCGTCGAAAACCAGAATTCTTTTGCTGATTTGGGCCCATGTTTTCAGTAAATGAAATTCCAGGCACATTTTTGCTTCCAAAATTGAATGTATTTCGAGGTCCAATGGTCTGAGCAGCTTTTGTTCCACTGTAGCTATCTCCTTGCAATGGTTTGTCTGAAGTCAGGAGACCTAAAAGGCTTTCACTATTAGTGTAAGTCGTAGAAGGGGGCTGTGCCACAACCTGTGGTGAGGAAAATGTGAAGTCGCCATCATTTGATTTgaaatttgaattaaatttaaaaggagTTGGCTGTGATGTACGCACAGGTGCTGCCAAAGATGGCCCCATGCCTTCACCTGGCACAGGCTGGACAAAATTGGTTTTTCCAAATTCCATACCCTTAGATTCTGCAGATCTTGAAGCATGAGCTGCAACTGGAGGTTTTGTAAAATAACCTGGTTCTGGTAAAGGTGGATTTGTGCTTGTCTGTTGAACATTGTAATTAAAGTAATCATCACCCCTAGGTGATAGAATTCCTGTTGCAGGAGACTCAAAACGCAATGGGGGACCATACATCTCTTGAGAGAACATACAAGCAGACGAACTCTGCACTGGTGGTGTGTGCATCTGCTGTGAGTAGGCGTAGATATGCTGCTGAGGTGGAAGCCTATTCATGCCATAAACTGGtccctaggaaaaaaaaataaagagcacatTTTTGTAGGTTGTCTATAAAACTACAGCTTAACTAGA belongs to Pseudorca crassidens isolate mPseCra1 chromosome 14, mPseCra1.hap1, whole genome shotgun sequence and includes:
- the RGPD4 gene encoding ranBP2-like and GRIP domain-containing protein 4 isoform X2, whose protein sequence is MQLCPAHAVGFEKSMKGFYFAKLYYEAKEYDLAKKYISTYINVQERDPKAHRFLGLLYEVEENIEKAVECYKRSVELNPTQKDLVLKIAELLCKNDVSDGRAKYWVERAAKLFPGSPAIYKLKEQLLDCKGEDGWNKLFDLIQSELYARPDDVHMNIRLVELYRSNNRLKDAVAHCHQAERNIVLRSSLEWNSCVVQTLKEYLESSQCLESDKSNWRATNQDLLLAYANLMLLTLSTRDVHESRELLESFDSALQSVKSCVGGNDELSATFFEVRGHFYMHAGSLLLKMGQHSDVQWRALSELAALCYLIAFQVPRPKIKFIKGEAGQNLLEMMACDRLSQSGHMLLNLSRDKQDFLKEVVESFANESGQSAVYDALFSSQSPKDRSFLGSDDIGNLDVRAPDPEDLARYDVGAIRAHNGSLQHLTWLGLQWSSLPALPAIRKWLKQLFHHLPQETSRLETNAPESICILDLEVFLLGVIYTSHLQLKEKCNSHYSFYQPLCLPLPVCKQLCTERQKSWWDAVCNLIHRKAIPGTSAKLRLLVQHDINTLRGQEKHGLQPALLVHWAKCLQKTGSGLNSFYDQREYIGRSVHYWKKVLPLLKILKKKSSIPEPIDPLFKHFHSADIQASEMGEYEEEAHITCAILDAVNGNIDDAVAAFESINNVVSYWNLALIFHRKAEDIENDALSSEEQEECKNYLRKTRDYLIKILDDSDSDLSVVKKLPVPLESVKEMLNLVMQELDDFSEGGPLYRNGSLRNADSEIKHSTPSPTKYSLSPNKSYKYSPKTPPPWAEDQNSLLKMICQQVEAIKKEMQELKLNSGNSGSPHRWPTENYGPDSVPDGYQGSQNFHGAPLTVATTGHSMYYSQSPAYNSQYLLRPASNVTPTKGPVYGMNRLPPQQHIYAYSQQMHTPPVQSSSACMFSQEMYGPPLRFESPATGILSPRGDDYFNYNVQQTSTNPPLPEPGYFTKPPVAAHASRSAESKGMEFGKTNFVQPVPGEGMGPSLAAPVRTSQPTPFKFNSNFKSNDGDFTFSSPQVVAQPPSTTYTNSESLLGLLTSDKPLQGDSYSGTKAAQTIGPRNTFNFGSKNVPGISFTENMGPNQQKNSGFRRSDDMFTFHGPGKSVFGTPTAEPANKSHDTDGGSAHGDEDDDGPHFEPVVPLPDKIEVRTGEEDEEEFFCNRAKLYRFDAGSREWKERGIGNVKILRHKTSGKIRLLMRREQVLKICANHYISPDMALAPNAGSDRSFVWYALDYADESPKPEQLAIRFKTPEEAALFKCKFEEAQSMLKASGANRATTSSQSTRTIKEPTGHDKDIGKSAAGSMNFEFQVAKKEGSWWHCNSCSLKNAAAAEKCVSCQNLNPGSKELLSSSLVETVSTPKSGSENTPDRFAVITPKKEGHWDCSICLVRNEPTVSRCIACQNTKSANKSGSSFVQQPSFKFGQGDLPKSASSDFRSVFSIKEGQWDCSVCLVQNEGSSAKCMACQNPRKQSFPASAVPAPASFKFGASETSKAPKSGFEGVFAKKEGQWDCSLCLVRNEASAAACVACQNPPTSAAPAPASSETSKAPNSGLEGMFTKKEGQWDCSVCLVRNEGSSTKCVACQNPRKQSLPASAVPAPASFKFGTSETSKAPKSGLEGIFTKKEGQWDCSVCFVRNESSSLKCVACDVSKPAHKPVAEEPSAFTLGSTTKANDSSGSQVGTGFKSSFSEKAFKFGSAEQGFKFGRVDQENTPSFTFQSSSNTDSKSTKEGFSFSVPVSADGFKFGIQEPGSQGRKSEKPFGDDAGCQAQDAGGQKDGSAVVLGQTGSTFTFADLAKSNSGEGFQFGKKDPNFKGFSGAGEKLFSSQSSKMADKADTCADLEKDDDAYKTEDSDDIHFEPVVQMPEKVELVTGEEDEKVLYSQRVKLFRFDAEISQWKERGLGNLKILKNEVNGKLRMLMRREQVLKVCANHWITTTMHLKPLSGSDRAWMWLASDFSDGDAKLEQLAAKFKTPELAEEFKQKFEECQRLLLDIPLQTPHKLVDTGRAAKLIQRAEEMKSGLKDFKTFLTNDQAKVTDEESKSSGAGAASAAAVSGMPSPEAAGPTLEWDSYDLREDALDDSVSSSSVHASPLASSPVRKNLFRFGESTTGFNFSFKSALSPSKSAAKLNQSGASVGTDEDSDVTQEEERDGQHFEPVVPLPDLVEVSSGEENEQVVFSHRAKLYRYDKDAGQWKERGIGDIKILQNYDNKQVRIVMRRDQVLKLCANHRITPDMTLQNMKGTERVWVWTACDFADGERKVEHLAVRFKLQDVADSFKKIFDEAKLAQEKDFLITPHVSRSTTPRESPCGKVAVAVLEETTRERTDSAQGDDVAGATSEAGGVSGTPETTTKAVVSPPKFVFGSESVKSIFSSEKSRPFAFGNSSATGSLFGFSFNAPLKNNSSEASSAAQSGSEKRAEPGGHQESQSSDLTPSSDSKVKNPSPAFPKEQSSTSHTFKTPEKGFNFSLFKSNPMAFWSSTPSSQPENKVEEKKKPEDLPSDDDVLIVYELTPTPEQKALASKLQLPPTFFCYKNRPDYVSEEEEDDEDFDTAVKKLNGKLYLDDSEKRRPLEENLTDNEKECIIVWEKKPTVEEKAKADTLKLPPTFFCGVCSDTDEDNGSGEDFQSELHKVQEAQKSQNEGITSTADSVCTDGSKVTLPFLCKSEEPEFTTKCISSPPISSEAVDKPVDLCTRKENDADSTSQVESKTVSFGFGSSTGLSFADLASSNSGDFAFGSKDKNFQWANTGAAVFGAQSTSKVGEDEDGSDEEVVHNEDIHFEPIVSLPEVEVKSGEEDEEILFKERAKLYRWDREASQWKERGVGDMKILWHTMKNYYRVLMRRDQVLKVCANHVITKTMELKPLNVSNNALVWTASDYADGEAKVEQLAVRFKTKEMADGFKKKFEECQQNLLKPQEEQVSPRAKETNPVVFFDVCADDEPLGRITMELFSNIVPQTAENFRALCTGEKGFGFKNSIFHRVIPNFVCQGGDITKHDGTGGRSIYGDKFEDENFDVKHTSPGLLSMANRGQDTNNSQFFITLKKAEHLDFKHVVFGFVKDGMDTVKKIESFGSPEGSVSRRIVITECGQI
- the RGPD4 gene encoding ranBP2-like and GRIP domain-containing protein 4 isoform X1 codes for the protein MRRNKADVERYIASVQGSAPSLREKSMKGFYFAKLYYEAKEYDLAKKYISTYINVQERDPKAHRFLGLLYEVEENIEKAVECYKRSVELNPTQKDLVLKIAELLCKNDVSDGRAKYWVERAAKLFPGSPAIYKLKEQLLDCKGEDGWNKLFDLIQSELYARPDDVHMNIRLVELYRSNNRLKDAVAHCHQAERNIVLRSSLEWNSCVVQTLKEYLESSQCLESDKSNWRATNQDLLLAYANLMLLTLSTRDVHESRELLESFDSALQSVKSCVGGNDELSATFFEVRGHFYMHAGSLLLKMGQHSDVQWRALSELAALCYLIAFQVPRPKIKFIKGEAGQNLLEMMACDRLSQSGHMLLNLSRDKQDFLKEVVESFANESGQSAVYDALFSSQSPKDRSFLGSDDIGNLDVRAPDPEDLARYDVGAIRAHNGSLQHLTWLGLQWSSLPALPAIRKWLKQLFHHLPQETSRLETNAPESICILDLEVFLLGVIYTSHLQLKEKCNSHYSFYQPLCLPLPVCKQLCTERQKSWWDAVCNLIHRKAIPGTSAKLRLLVQHDINTLRGQEKHGLQPALLVHWAKCLQKTGSGLNSFYDQREYIGRSVHYWKKVLPLLKILKKKSSIPEPIDPLFKHFHSADIQASEMGEYEEEAHITCAILDAVNGNIDDAVAAFESINNVVSYWNLALIFHRKAEDIENDALSSEEQEECKNYLRKTRDYLIKILDDSDSDLSVVKKLPVPLESVKEMLNLVMQELDDFSEGGPLYRNGSLRNADSEIKHSTPSPTKYSLSPNKSYKYSPKTPPPWAEDQNSLLKMICQQVEAIKKEMQELKLNSGNSGSPHRWPTENYGPDSVPDGYQGSQNFHGAPLTVATTGHSMYYSQSPAYNSQYLLRPASNVTPTKGPVYGMNRLPPQQHIYAYSQQMHTPPVQSSSACMFSQEMYGPPLRFESPATGILSPRGDDYFNYNVQQTSTNPPLPEPGYFTKPPVAAHASRSAESKGMEFGKTNFVQPVPGEGMGPSLAAPVRTSQPTPFKFNSNFKSNDGDFTFSSPQVVAQPPSTTYTNSESLLGLLTSDKPLQGDSYSGTKAAQTIGPRNTFNFGSKNVPGISFTENMGPNQQKNSGFRRSDDMFTFHGPGKSVFGTPTAEPANKSHDTDGGSAHGDEDDDGPHFEPVVPLPDKIEVRTGEEDEEEFFCNRAKLYRFDAGSREWKERGIGNVKILRHKTSGKIRLLMRREQVLKICANHYISPDMALAPNAGSDRSFVWYALDYADESPKPEQLAIRFKTPEEAALFKCKFEEAQSMLKASGANRATTSSQSTRTIKEPTGHDKDIGKSAAGSMNFEFQVAKKEGSWWHCNSCSLKNAAAAEKCVSCQNLNPGSKELLSSSLVETVSTPKSGSENTPDRFAVITPKKEGHWDCSICLVRNEPTVSRCIACQNTKSANKSGSSFVQQPSFKFGQGDLPKSASSDFRSVFSIKEGQWDCSVCLVQNEGSSAKCMACQNPRKQSFPASAVPAPASFKFGASETSKAPKSGFEGVFAKKEGQWDCSLCLVRNEASAAACVACQNPPTSAAPAPASSETSKAPNSGLEGMFTKKEGQWDCSVCLVRNEGSSTKCVACQNPRKQSLPASAVPAPASFKFGTSETSKAPKSGLEGIFTKKEGQWDCSVCFVRNESSSLKCVACDVSKPAHKPVAEEPSAFTLGSTTKANDSSGSQVGTGFKSSFSEKAFKFGSAEQGFKFGRVDQENTPSFTFQSSSNTDSKSTKEGFSFSVPVSADGFKFGIQEPGSQGRKSEKPFGDDAGCQAQDAGGQKDGSAVVLGQTGSTFTFADLAKSNSGEGFQFGKKDPNFKGFSGAGEKLFSSQSSKMADKADTCADLEKDDDAYKTEDSDDIHFEPVVQMPEKVELVTGEEDEKVLYSQRVKLFRFDAEISQWKERGLGNLKILKNEVNGKLRMLMRREQVLKVCANHWITTTMHLKPLSGSDRAWMWLASDFSDGDAKLEQLAAKFKTPELAEEFKQKFEECQRLLLDIPLQTPHKLVDTGRAAKLIQRAEEMKSGLKDFKTFLTNDQAKVTDEESKSSGAGAASAAAVSGMPSPEAAGPTLEWDSYDLREDALDDSVSSSSVHASPLASSPVRKNLFRFGESTTGFNFSFKSALSPSKSAAKLNQSGASVGTDEDSDVTQEEERDGQHFEPVVPLPDLVEVSSGEENEQVVFSHRAKLYRYDKDAGQWKERGIGDIKILQNYDNKQVRIVMRRDQVLKLCANHRITPDMTLQNMKGTERVWVWTACDFADGERKVEHLAVRFKLQDVADSFKKIFDEAKLAQEKDFLITPHVSRSTTPRESPCGKVAVAVLEETTRERTDSAQGDDVAGATSEAGGVSGTPETTTKAVVSPPKFVFGSESVKSIFSSEKSRPFAFGNSSATGSLFGFSFNAPLKNNSSEASSAAQSGSEKRAEPGGHQESQSSDLTPSSDSKVKNPSPAFPKEQSSTSHTFKTPEKGFNFSLFKSNPMAFWSSTPSSQPENKVEEKKKPEDLPSDDDVLIVYELTPTPEQKALASKLQLPPTFFCYKNRPDYVSEEEEDDEDFDTAVKKLNGKLYLDDSEKRRPLEENLTDNEKECIIVWEKKPTVEEKAKADTLKLPPTFFCGVCSDTDEDNGSGEDFQSELHKVQEAQKSQNEGITSTADSVCTDGSKVTLPFLCKSEEPEFTTKCISSPPISSEAVDKPVDLCTRKENDADSTSQVESKTVSFGFGSSTGLSFADLASSNSGDFAFGSKDKNFQWANTGAAVFGAQSTSKVGEDEDGSDEEVVHNEDIHFEPIVSLPEVEVKSGEEDEEILFKERAKLYRWDREASQWKERGVGDMKILWHTMKNYYRVLMRRDQVLKVCANHVITKTMELKPLNVSNNALVWTASDYADGEAKVEQLAVRFKTKEMADGFKKKFEECQQNLLKPQEEQVSPRAKETNPVVFFDVCADDEPLGRITMELFSNIVPQTAENFRALCTGEKGFGFKNSIFHRVIPNFVCQGGDITKHDGTGGRSIYGDKFEDENFDVKHTSPGLLSMANRGQDTNNSQFFITLKKAEHLDFKHVVFGFVKDGMDTVKKIESFGSPEGSVSRRIVITECGQI
- the RGPD4 gene encoding ranBP2-like and GRIP domain-containing protein 4 isoform X3 encodes the protein MRRNKADVERYIASVQGSAPSLREKSMKGFYFAKLYYEAKEYDLAKKYISTYINVQERDPKAHRFLGLLYEVEENIEKAVECYKRSVELNPTQKDLVLKIAELLCKNDVSDGRAKYWVERAAKLFPGSPAIYKLKEQLLDCKGEDGWNKLFDLIQSELYARPDDVHMNIRLVELYRSNNRLKDAVAHCHQAERNIVLRSSLEWNSCVVQTLKEYLESSQCLESDKSNWRATNQDLLLAYANLMLLTLSTRDVHESRELLESFDSALQSVKSCVGGNDELSATFFEVRGHFYMHAGSLLLKMGQHSDVQWRALSELAALCYLIAFQVPRPKIKFIKGEAGQNLLEMMACDRLSQSGHMLLNLSRDKQDFLKEVVESFANESGQSAVYDALFSSQSPKDRSFLGSDDIGNLDVRAPDPEDLARYDVGAIRAHNGSLQHLTWLGLQWSSLPALPAIRKWLKQLFHHLPQETSRLETNAPESICILDLEVFLLGVIYTSHLQLKEKCNSHYSFYQPLCLPLPVCKQLCTERQKSWWDAVCNLIHRKAIPGTSAKLRLLVQHDINTLRGQEKHGLQPALLVHWAKCLQKTGSGLNSFYDQREYIGRSVHYWKKVLPLLKILKKKSSIPEPIDPLFKHFHSADIQASEMGEYEEEAHITCAILDAVNGNIDDAVAAFESINNVVSYWNLALIFHRKAEDIENDALSSEEQEECKNYLRKTRDYLIKILDDSDSDLSVVKKLPVPLESVKEMLNLVMQELDDFSEGGPLYRNGSLRNADSEIKHSTPSPTKYSLSPNKSYKYSPKTPPPWAEDQNSLLKMICQQVEAIKKEMQELKLNSGNSGSPHRWPTENYGPDSVPDGYQGSQNFHGAPLTVATTGHSMYYSQSPAYNSQYLLRPASNVTPTKGPVYGMNRLPPQQHIYAYSQQMHTPPVQSSSACMFSQEMYGPPLRFESPATGILSPRGDDYFNYNVQQTSTNPPLPEPGYFTKPPVAAHASRSAESKGMEFGKTNFVQPVPGEGMGPSLAAPVRTSQPTPFKFNSNFKSNDGDFTFSSPQVVAQPPSTTYTNSESLLGLLTSDKPLQGDSYSGTKAAQTIGPRNTFNFGSKNVPGISFTENMGPNQQKNSGFRRSDDMFTFHGPGKSVFGTPTAEPANKSHDTDGGSAHGDEDDDGPHFEPVVPLPDKIEVRTGEEDEEEFFCNRAKLYRFDAGSREWKERGIGNVKILRHKTSGKIRLLMRREQVLKICANHYISPDMALAPNAGSDRSFVWYALDYADESPKPEQLAIRFKTPEEAALFKCKFEEAQSMLKASGANRATTSSQSTRTIKEPTGHDKDIGKSAAGSMNFEFQVAKKEGSWWHCNSCSLKNAAAAEKCVSCQNLNPGSKELLSSSLVETVSTPKSGSENTPDRFAVITPKKEGHWDCSICLVRNEPTVSRCIACQNTKSANKSGSSFVQQPSFKFGQGDLPKSASSDFRSVFSIKEGQWDCSVCLVQNEGSSAKCMACQNPRKQSFPASAVPAPASFKFGASETSKAPKSGFEGVFAKKEGQWDCSLCLVRNEASAAACVACQNPPTSAAPAPASSETSKAPNSGLEGMFTKKEGQWDCSVCLVRNEGSSTKCVACQNPRKQSLPASAVPAPASFKFGTSETSKAPKSGLEGIFTKKEGQWDCSVCFVRNESSSLKCVACDVSKPAHKPVAEEPSAFTLGSTTKANDSSGSQVGTGFKSSFSEKAFKFGSAEQGFKFGRVDQENTPSFTFQSSSNTDSKSTKEGFSFSVPVSADGFKFGIQEPGSQGRKSEKPFGDDAGCQAQDAGGQKDGSAVVLGQTGSTFTFADLAKSNSGEGFQFGKKDPNFKGFSGAGEKLFSSQSSKMADKADTCADLEKDDDAYKTEDSDDIHFEPVVQMPEKVELVTGEEDEKVLYSQRVKLFRFDAEISQWKERGLGNLKILKNEVNGKLRMLMRREQVLKVCANHWITTTMHLKPLSGSDRAWMWLASDFSDGDAKLEQLAAKFKTPELAEEFKQKFEECQRLLLDIPLQTPHKLVDTGRAAKLIQRAEEMKSGLKDFKTFLTNDQAKVTDEESKSSGAGAASAAAVSGMPSPEAAGPTLEWDSYDLREDALDDSVSSSSVHASPLASSPVRKNLFRFGESTTGFNFSFKSALSPSKSAAKLNQSGASVGTDEDSDVTQEEERDGQHFEPVVPLPDLVEVSSGEENEQVVFSHRAKLYRYDKDAGQWKERGIGDIKILQNYDNKQVRIVMRRDQVLKLCANHRITPDMTLQNMKGTERVWVWTACDFADGERKVEHLAVRFKLQDVADSFKKIFDEAKLAQEKDFLITPHVSRSTTPRESPCGKVAVAVLEETTRERTDSAQGDDVAGATSEAGGVSGTPETTTKAVVSPPKFVFGSESVKSIFSSEKSRPFAFGNSSATGSLFGFSFNAPLKNNSSEASSAAQSGSEKRAEPGGHQESQSSDLTPSSDSKVKNPSPAFPKEQSSTSHTFKTPEKVEEKKKPEDLPSDDDVLIVYELTPTPEQKALASKLQLPPTFFCYKNRPDYVSEEEEDDEDFDTAVKKLNGKLYLDDSEKRRPLEENLTDNEKECIIVWEKKPTVEEKAKADTLKLPPTFFCGVCSDTDEDNGSGEDFQSELHKVQEAQKSQNEGITSTADSVCTDGSKVTLPFLCKSEEPEFTTKCISSPPISSEAVDKPVDLCTRKENDADSTSQVESKTVSFGFGSSTGLSFADLASSNSGDFAFGSKDKNFQWANTGAAVFGAQSTSKVGEDEDGSDEEVVHNEDIHFEPIVSLPEVEVKSGEEDEEILFKERAKLYRWDREASQWKERGVGDMKILWHTMKNYYRVLMRRDQVLKVCANHVITKTMELKPLNVSNNALVWTASDYADGEAKVEQLAVRFKTKEMADGFKKKFEECQQNLLKPQEEQVSPRAKETNPVVFFDVCADDEPLGRITMELFSNIVPQTAENFRALCTGEKGFGFKNSIFHRVIPNFVCQGGDITKHDGTGGRSIYGDKFEDENFDVKHTSPGLLSMANRGQDTNNSQFFITLKKAEHLDFKHVVFGFVKDGMDTVKKIESFGSPEGSVSRRIVITECGQI